Genomic segment of Roseofilum capinflatum BLCC-M114:
AAAGAACTGGGGAAAGCAGAGCCAGACACCATGAAAGCGTTTAAGACCTTAATTATGGCCACAACGGCCAAAGAGGGAGCGCTCTCGCCCAAAGTTAAAGAATTGATTGCTCTGGCTCTGGGGATTGCGGCCCGATGTGATGGTTGTATCGCCCATCATACAGAAGCTTGCATCAAAGCCGGAGTAACCCGTGAAGAACTGGTAGAAATGATCGGGGTTTGTCAACTGATGGGGGGCGGGCCCTCAACGGTTTATGGTGCAGAGGCTTTGATGGCTTATGACCAGTTTATGGCAGAAAAATCTTAAAGATTAACTCAATGACAAGTCCCTCGCCTCCAATTGGCAGAGGGATTTTTTTTTGTAAGCCCGAAGCGCTCTCATATTTTAATGAGGAATGAGAGGAGTCCCAGGAACGTTAGAGCTGGGTAAAATAGGAGTTGTAGGCGTTCCGTTATAGAGTTGAGTTTCTCGATCTAAAATCGAACTTACTTTTTGATAACAGAGTTCACATTGGGGTAAGGAATCACCGATGTTGGTTAATCCGAGTTTCCCAAATTCTGATAAGGTTCCCATTAAGTGAAATACGGTTCCGGTTTCAGTTCCGGTATCAAAATGTAGATTATGATGGGCGATAATATCGATTAAATCGTGGGGCAAGAGTCCTTGATAGCGTTTTTTCTGTAAATTATCGCTTGCTAAATAATATTTGGGTCGTCCTTTTTGGCTATAAAATAAGCCATCTTCAGAATTATAAAATCCTCCGGTCAAATATTTTAAGGTCATAAATGGATGGGTTGTGCCACCGCAGCGCAAATTAATTTCAATGGCAAATACATCCCAATCTGAGGAAGGGCTGTTAGTAGAAGGGAGGGCAATAAAGTCAACAGAAAAGCGCTCTAAGGCTCCTTTTTGGGCTAAATTTTCGCCAATTAAGCGGCCATATTCTTGGATTTTAAGGCGATAGGGTTCGTCGGCAGGAAATTGACAGCCGAGGTAAATTTGGCCATCGGGGCCGCCTAAAATTTGGTCATGGGTGGAGAGAATTTCGACGGTTCCTAAAGGGTTGATTTGGGCTTGGACACTCGGCGATCGCTTGTTGTCTCCTTCAATAAAGGCTTCCACAATAGCCCCTAATTCGGGAATACGGGAGCCAAAGGTGGGCCAGGTTTCTCCGGGGCCTTGAAAGGCGAGGTGCTGGAACTGGTTTTTGATGGCGCGGACGCGATCGCCATGACTAGCCCTTCCGGGTTGATAATCAGCAATGGGGCTTAAATTGAGTAAGGCATTGCCTTCACCGGAAAATCCTTCATTGAGTTTAATCACCATCCGCTTCAGGTGGGGTTGTCGCTCCCATAAATTAGCCGATGCTTCCGCTAAGTCTTGGGAATTCCAAACCGAATGGCAGCCATCGGGATGGGGAATGTTGCATTGGGCAAAAATTTCCCGACTGCCCGATTTCGTACCCCAGTAGAGTAGTTCCGGATCGCAAGCAAACAGGGGAAGCTGTAATCTGACTGATAATTCCCGCTCCCAGGAGGTAGAATTGAAGCAGACCATATAAGATTTTGGGGAACGGAGCGATCGCCGAATTCGTTCGATTAAGCGAGGACGGTCTAAAATTTTTTCCGTTAGAGATTTACAGGAGCGATCGTAGGCAGAAAAGAGTAACAGGCGATCGCGAGCATGGGAAAAGGGAATACCGGGTAAAAGGTGGAGATAATAATCAACAATGATCTCTGGTAGGGGTTCGGAGGTCACATAAACTAAGCGAGTGCGAGGATTTTTTAATCGAATCAGGGAAAACAGCATCCGCTCTTCGTAATGCATCACCCCTTCAACTTTCTGAAGTTCTTGTTGATCCAAGGTCAGGGAGGGAATAACCAAGATATCATAATCATCAGGTTCGGTTATGGGGGAAGTCTGCCAATTCGGGGCAATCTCACTTTGATCCAGGAGTTGGGGTAACTCACAACTTTGATGAAAGAGTGAATTTCGCCACTGAGTTTGAAGATATCGAAATTGGTCAATGACATCCGGTCGATCTTTACATTCGATTCCGTGGTTGGAGTGGTGCATTCGGTCAACCCACTATAACGTCTATATAATAAAACCCTATCAGATTGGATGTCTGCTATTTGATGAATAATCTTTGAGCAACTACCGGCCTTTTACAGTTAAGTCCTTTGAGTCAATCCCAGGTGAATCATGATCATCGAAGATGAAGAACTGCGACAACTTTATAAAGTCTCTAGCGAGGAACACCTGCAAAATCTAGAGGCAGGTATTTTGCACCTAGAGCAACATCCAGACGATGGAGACAAACTCCAAGAAGTTCTCCGAGAAGCTCATACCCTCAAAGGAGACTCTCGGATGTTGGGAGTCAAGGATGTGGAATCCCTGGCCCATCAAATCGAGCAAGTGGTCGGTAAACTCAAAGAGGATACTAAGGCCCTTGAGGGGGGAATGGACGATCGCCTCTATTATGGCTTAGATGCCATTCGCCAAGTTGTCCATGAAGCCGTCACTGGCGAACCTTCAGGTATTGAAGCCTATAAAGTCTTAGCCGTCCTCATGGGGGCAAATCTCCCTGGCCATTCCACTGCACAAGCTGAACCGGTGGAGGAGGAACCCCCAGAGGTCGATCGAGCCGCACCGGAACCCCAGCCAGAGGAGTCAGAAGAGCCGGCAGAGACCCTATCGGCAGCAGAGGAGTCTCTTCCCGAACCGGAGCCAGTACCCCAACCAGAGGAGCCAGAAGAGCCAGCAGAGACCCCATCGGTAGCAGAGGAGTCCCTTCCCGAACCGGAGCCAGCACCCCAGCCAGAGGAGCCACCAGCCCCAGCAAAACCGGTTTCTGAAACGCCCTCTCCTGCCCCTGTACCAGAAAAGCCTCCTTCTCCCCCCCCTGTACCAGAAAAGACTAACTCGAAGACCGCAGCACCGGTCATGGGATCGAATTATCGGATTGAGAGTGTGCGGGTTGCCACTCAAAATCTAGATGATTTGATGACGCAAACCGGAGAGTTAACCGTCAGTAAAATCCGCATGGCTCACCATATTAGTACGATGAACGATATGGTCTCGTTGTGGGAAGAGTGGAACCGGCAAACCTATGGCAATCTTAGTTTTGAGCAGAGTGTTGATAAGTTGCAAGCGCTCAAACAACGCCATGAAGAGTATTTACAAGAGATGGGGAAACTGTTAAATCAGTTGCGATCGCGAGCTTCCGAAGATGTCGCTCGTTTAGAGGCGATCGCCAATCAACTCGATTCTGGCATTCGCACCCTACGCCTATTACCCTTATCCACCATTTTTAACCTCTTTGGGCGCTTAGTGCGAGATTTAGCGAAACAACAAGGAAAACAAGTCAACTTAATCCTAGAAGGAGCAGAAACCAAAGCCGATAAACGCATCTTAGAAGAAATGAAAGACCCCTTAATGCACATGATCCGCAATAGCATCGATCATGGCATTGAAACCCCAGCCGAACGCATCGCCCAAGGCAAACCCCCTCAAGCAACCATTCATCTGAAAGGGTCTCAAATTGGCAATAGTATCATTATTGAACTTGAGGATAACGGTCAAGGCTTAAACATAGACAACATTAAACGTACAGCCAAAAACAAGGGGCTGCGACGACCCGAAGAACTCGAAGCCATGACCGAATCACAAATTCAATCCCTCATTTTTGCCCCTGGATTTTCCACTCGTAAGTTAGTTACTGAAGTTTCTGGGCGCGGTGTTGGGTTAGATGTGGTACGCACCAATGTAGAGCATTTGAAGGGAAGTATCCATGTTGAATCCACTCCCGGTAAAGGCTGTAAATTTACCATTCAACTGAGTACCAGTTTAGCCACCGCTTCCGTCTTGTTGGTGTCCGTCCAGGGTGCGACCTATGCCATTCCAGTAGAATTTGTGAAGACCACTTTACTCATTCCAGAACATCAAATTTTTGCGATCGAGGGTCGAGATACTTATGCCATGGATCAGGAACCCATTTCCATTGCCCGGCTGGAAGACATTTTAGAATTATCCTCTCCTTTTCAATCTGAAGATGAATCTGCAAAAACTAAAACCCTAGAACTTTTGCCCTGTATTATCCTGCAAGTAGGGCCAGAATTGTTAGGGGTAATTGTAGATGAATTGCTCGATCAACAGGATATTATCCTTAAACCCCAAAGTCGCCTGTTGCAACGGGTGCGAAATGTATCCGGGGCAACCATTTTAGGAACAGGCGAAGTCTGTATGGTCTTAAATCCTCAAGATTTAGTCAAGTCAGTCCAAAAGAAAAATATCCAACGAAAAATCGAGTCATCTGAGACGATCAAAACGCCAGAGGAAAATGTAAAACAAGCCGTTTTGTTATTAGCAGAAGATTCGATCGCCACCCGGACTCAAGAAAAACGAATTTTGGAAAGTGCAGGTTATGAGGTGGTGACGGCTGTAGATGGCTTGGATGCCTATAATAAGTTGAAAACTCGTCATTTTGATGGTGTGATTTCTGATGTGCAAATGCCCAACTTAGATGGGTTATCCTTAACCGCAAAAATTCGGGAGCATAAGGAATATGAAGATCTGCCAATTATTTTAGTCACCTCTTTGGCTTCTGATGAAGATAAACATCGAGGTGCAGAAGCCGGAGCAAGTGCCTATTTAACGAAGGGAGGATTTAGTCAAGAGTTATTATTAGAAACAGTACGGCGTTTAGTGTAGCTACTTTTAGCCTACAGCGCTTTACCCTCTTTTAAGCAGGACATAAAATGTTAAGATTGGTGCTATCCTAACTGCACATAACACCATGGCTCCTATTTCTGAGTCGATCGCTGAAATTGAGCTAGATCCAGCCTTACCGATTACTTCTGTACTGGAAGGGTTGAAGGTTTGGCAAGATTTGGGAATTTTAACCGAGGATTCGGTCTATCTTTGCTTGAAAGTTGATACCCGTCATGCCAATTTCTTAGAAGGGTTAGAAATTGGCTTACGTTTAGGCTTAATTGATGAGTTACAGGTAAAACAAATTGCTCGAACTCATCTCTGTTGTGCCATTCCAGAACCCCAGGTGATTGCGCCACCCGTTGCAGAGCAACCCCCGATGCCATCAGCGCCGGTTTTAACACCTGAACCGAGTGTTCCTGAGCCTAAACTTACAACTAAACCCAGTTGGATCGGACAACGCTTAGAGTCTTTGAAAGCCGAATTAAGCGTGCGCTGGTTATTATTCTTAGGTTTGTTTCTTGTCGTTCTCTCGTCTGGCGTATTTGCCGCGAGTCAATGGGAAAATTTTCCTGCTATTGTCCAATATGGGGTGCTGTTAGGATATACCTCTTTATTTTGGCTGATGAGTCGTTTAGCCAGCCAGAAAGAGAATTTAAGGTTAACGTCACAAGCCCTAAAATTGGTGACGTTGCTCTTAATTCCGGTCAATTTTTGGGCGATGGATGACTTTGGCTTATGGAGTAATCCTGTTAATGGGTTGGCAAGTCTCGGATCGGCGGTGTATTTAACTGTTATTGCTGGCTCCCTATGGCAGAGTGAAAGCCGGGTTTCTTTCCCCTTTCTGATTTACTGCTTTTCCAGCTTTCTCCATTGGGGTTGGGGTATCCCAAATTTCCCAATTTTTTCGGTTTATTTGGCAATAGTTGGCAGCTTAGGATTCTATGTCAATCAATTTCAATATCCGGAACATTCGTTAAAACAAACGCTGCAACTGAGCCGCTTAAGCCTTTATGCGATAAGTATTCTCATCTTTCGGGCGATCTTTGTGCAAGGGGTTATTTTACCCCATTTAGGATTAGCGATCGCTCTCTGCGGAACTTTTACGATTTGGCTCTCTTTTACCCGTCGTTCTCACTACCATCAATCGATTAATAGACTGGGCTTAAGTCTCCTGTTTTTTGCTTGGTTAGTTTCTATCTGGGTGAGCTTTCCTTGGCAAGGCGTAATCATTAGTTTTATTGCTATAAAAATATACCAAAAATTTATTTCTCGCTGGCAACATCGGCGGGATCTGGCGATCTTTTGGTTGATTGGGATTGAGATGTCTCTGCTGGTGTGGAGCTTTATTCCCCAGATATTACAATTACGGATTCTTGCCACAGCAATAGAAATTACCCAAGCGCAAGATTTTCCGATCGCTCTGATTAGTGCGATCGGACTGCCTTACCTCATCTGGATCGTTAACACGGGCGATCGCTGCTATCGACGGGAACAAGCTAAACTCGCCCATTTTTCCGAGTTTGTCGCTCTGGGGTTAGGCATTAGCTTGCTGATCTTCAGTTTTCCTAATGTGATTTTACGGATTTTCTGTTTAACTAATGTGGTGTTTCTGCTGATTTGGGTAACTAAGCGGCGATACGATCTGCAAATTTTGCATTCGTTTCACTTGCTTGTTTATCTCAATCATTGCACTGGATTGGGGCTACTTTTAAGCCTGATTTATTATGTGAATTCTGACTTAAGCTTAAATACTTGGGCGCTGATTTTGCTGGCAATTACGGTTATAGAATGGTGGTTTTCGGATCTGCGTCGTTCTCCAGAAGCGAATAACTATGAAAAGATTTGGCAACAAAGCGCTTGGTTGATGGGATTCGGATTAGGGGCGATCGCCTATTTGCTGCTGTTCTCTACTCTCAAAGAGTATTACTTTACTCTTGCTCATCTCACTGGGTTCGCCCTGCCTGCAACCCTTACCCTGATTAGCTATTCGCCCCATTCCCACAGACTCGATCTCACGCCTAAATCAAGTCTAGTGATGCTCTGTTTAGCTCAAACCTTGGTGTTTGAAACTCCAGGATGGCGCGTTTTGGGGCTGGCTGTTGCGACTCTCATTATGGTATTCAATACCCGTAAACTGGCTAATGTTGCCACTGCTGGAATTACCATCGGTTGCGCCTTAAGTACCCTAGGGTTAGCTTTGTGGGATTGGGTTCCCGGAATGCCTCCCCTCGTCAGTACCCTGTGGTTGATGCTGGGGGCGATCGCCGTTTCTGGATTATGGGGAGTCCGTCATTATACTTTATCCAAAAGTATTCCCCATTACACTCAAGCACTCGATATTTGGGCGATCGCCCTCTGCGGAACAGTTCTCACCCTTCAAGGAACTTGGGTAAGTCAAGATTTACTCAGTCCCAACACGCTCTCCATCAGTACCAGTATGCTCCTCAGTGGGGCAACCGCCTATCGCAGTTGGTATCCCACCCCTCAACCCGCCGCCATCGGATGGAGTAGCGCGGCTGTGATGGTGGCAGTCTTACCGACGATGCAAGTATTCGATTTCAGGGGTTTAAGTTTACTGGTTGCCACCCTGATTTTCATCGCTCATAGTCGCTATTCTCCTAAAATTTACCTGACTGCCATGACTGTTGGCTTAGGCTTAGTCACCGAGCGCGTCATCCTCTCTGACTGGGTTGATATTCCCTCAACTGCTTGGTGGATTGTCGGTGCAGTCAATGTTCTAGGATTATGGATAGGAGCCAAAAATCTGCGCTTGGGTAAACAGGCATGGCAACGGCAGTTAACTCGACTCTATCGTAAAAGTTTCCATGGATGGGCGATCGCCCTCTGTCTCTTTTGCTTAACCCTCCTCACCCTCCATTCCGTTCTCGTTTACACCAACGATCTCCTCCCCCAAACCAGTGTTTTTATTAGCTTAATTCTGCTCTTTATCGCCCTTCTCTACAGCCAAACCAAACGCCCCCGTTATTCTGTAGGGGTGGGTTTATCCAGATTTTGGCAACATAGGCAGACAACGGGTGAACCTGCCCCAGATAGTCAAACCCAAAACCCCGATCATTCCGTAAGGGCGGGTTTATCCAGATTTTGGGAAAATAGCCAAAAAACTGGTGAACCCGCCCCTACAATCAGCAACTGGAAATTATTGGCGATCGGCTGGACAATTGAACTGTTAGCCGTGGAAACCTTGGGAAGTTTTGAATCACCCATCATTAACCTTGCCGTAGTCAACCTCATTTTGGGCTTAGGCGCTCAATTATTCGGCGACTGGTGGAGTTCAAAACAGCCCAATGCATCCCAAAATCTTCGTGCAGCTTGGCACATTATCCCGCTAACCTATGGCATATTGGGGGCGCTGTTCCGTTGGGGAACCGTTTCCAGTTGGACAGGAGTCACCACCCTAGCCCTAGCTCTTATTATCCTCGGCATCGGCAAGCGATCGCCGAAATTCAAACCCCTCATTTATCTTGCCCTCGCTGGAATCACCGCTTGCGCCTATGAACTCCTCTTTTATCAACTCTCCTTGCAACCCCCAGGAGCAACCGGCGATGGACTCATTCTCATGGCAACCCTAGGCAGTGGCATCCTCTACGCCTATCGCCTATTAGGGAAATTTTTACGCCCCTATTTCCATCTAACCCCTAGAGAATTTCGCTCCCTTTGTCATCTCCATTGGCTCGCCTCTAGCCTCCTCCTCATCATCGCCACCTTTAACCCCATTCAAAAAGGAATGACCCTAGGATTTGCCACCGGTGCAACCCTAGTTCTCTACGCCATCAATCAAGGTCGTAGTCATATAGCCCCCTCTCCCGTGGGAGAGGGGGTTGGGGGAGAGGGCACACCTCCCGTGGGAGAGGGGGTTGGGGGAGAGGGCACACCTCCCATAGGAAAGGTCAAACCCCAAGAATTATGGGTCTATCTCGGCTTTTTAGAAGCCCTAGGAATGCGAATCTACTGGCTCAATACCCCCGTCGCCCAACTCTTAGGCGGCCCCTTAGTGGCTTGGAAAGGAGCCATTGCCACCCTATTTGCCTACTTTCTCTACTTCCTCCCTTGGCAAACCTGGGGCTGGCCAAAACGCCCTTGGCAACTGGCCGGCATTGTGATTCCCTTGTATGCCATGTTGGAAAATCCCGCTATTTTGAATCAAGCCAGTCTCGTAGTGATTGCCGCTTATTATATCGGATTGGCGATCGCCACCAAACAAATCCGCTTTACCTACCTCACCGTAGCCGTCCTCAACTGGATCATCTGGCGATATTTTCTCCAAGTTCCCATCACCGAAATCTTCTGGTATAGCCTCACCCTCAGCCTTTCCCTCCTCTACATCATCCAAGTTGACCCCTTCCTCAAATCTCCCCAAAACCGCAAACTTCGCCACAACCTCCGCACCCTAATTTCTGTCATCATCAGCTTAATCTCCTTCACTGCCCAACAATGGATCGGCACACTCACCGGAAGCCTAAGTTTACTCACTATTTTCACCGGACTCTCCCTCAAAACTCGCGCCTTTCTCTATGTCGGAACCCTCACCTTTTTACTCAACATTTTCTATCAATTAGGCATCCTCATTTTTGATTATCCCTTCTCCAAATGGTTAGTCGCCCTAGGAGTCGGAATTGCCCTCATCTGGATCGCCGCCACCTTTGAAACCCGCCGCGACCAAATTCAAGCCTGGTTCCAAGACTTACAACAGTGGGAGTAACTTTAATAGTATAATTTAAAAAACTATGGAATCAACCATGAAAATCCAACAAATTTCTATTACTGGCTTATTTGGTGTCTTCGATCATGTCATCCCTCTCAATCAGGACGATCGCATCACCATCATTCACGGCCCCAATGGCTTTGGTAAAACTTCAATTCTCCGCTTAATAGATGGATTATTTAATGCCAAATATTCTGTTTTGAACAGTATCCCTTTTAGCACTTTTAAGCTCGCTTTCGATGATGGAAATACCCTCGAAGTCTCAAAAAAAGATATCGATCATCACCCTGACTCTACACTTTGCATTTTTTCTTCTTTAAGTGAAGAGCAATTTTATCCAAAATCCATAAAATCTAACCTTGAAATGCCTGGTGATATCTTAGAAGATTTTCTGCCAGAAATTAAGAGAATCAGTAGAAACGAATGGCTATATACCCCAACTAATGATATTCTGTCGCTTGAAGAAATTATTTATCGGTTTGCAAAATATAGAATACCTGAAGGTTTTTTGAAGGATATCAAAAATCCAGAGTGGTTAGAAAAAATCCAAGAAAATATTCCTGTAAAATTAGTCAAATCTCAGCGATTATCATCATTTTATTCTTATAATAATTCTAAAAAAATGAATCAAGAATTTGGGATGGAAGCGACCATTGTACAATATTCTGAAAATTTAGCAAGTTCAATTCAACATGCGCGGAGTGAATATGGTAGAGTATCACAATCTTTAGACAGAACATTTCCAGCCAGATTAGTTAAAAAGGAAAGTGAACCTAAATTTACTAAAGAGGAGCTACAAGATCAATTGGATAGACTAGAAAAATATCGCTCGCATTTAATAGGTTTGGGATTACTCGATAGGGGTGAAAATATTGAAATTCAGATCGCTTTCAAAGAGATAGATGAAAGCACTCAAAGTGTTTTATCAGTTTATATTGAAGATGTGAAGAGAAAGCTAGGCGTTTTTCAAGAAATTGCCAATAAGATAGAACTGCTCAGGAAAGTCATTAATCATAAATTTCAATATTCTTATAAAAAAATAGAGTTTAATCAAAAGAATGGATTTGTGGTTAGCGTATCCGATCATCCCTTATCTGATGAGTACAATGGACAACATTTAGAACTCGCGGAATTGTCCTCTGGTGAACAACATGAATTGGTTTTACTGTATGAGCTATTATTCAAAGTTAAACCTAATTCTTTGGTGTTAATTGATGAACCAGAACTTTCTCTGCATGTGGGATGGCAATCCGAGTTTTTACAGGACTTGCAAGACATTATTAAGCTGGCAGATATAGATATTCTTATGGCAACTCACTCACCCGATATTATCCAAGATCATTGGGATTGGACGGTAGAACTGAAAAGACCAAAATCATGAGAGATCAACTAACTCCCGATCGTGATGCTAATGCGATTCGGCTTAAACGACAAACGTTTACGGGTGCTTTTTTATTGGTTGAAGGAGGATCGGATAAAAAATTTTATCAACGCTTTACTGATGACAACTGTAAAATCGAAATTCTTTCAGGTAAGCCTTCTAGTAAACAACGAGTGATAAAAGTTTTAGAATTTTTAGAAAATGACAATTTTGCAGGTGTTTTAGCGATTGTGGATGCCGATTTTGATTGCCTAGAAAATATTGAAACCTCTAGTCCGAATCTGTTGCGTACTGATACCCATGATTTAGAGACGATGCTGCTTGAATCTCCGGCTCTAGATAAAGTGATTGCTGAATTAGGTTCAGAACAGAAAGTGGAACAGTTTCAAAAATTGGGTAAATCTGTGAGGATGGCTTTACGAGAGGCTGGTATGGTTCTGGGATATCTCCTATGGATTTCTCAAATAGATGGATTAAATCTTAAATTTGAAGGAATTCAGTATAGTAAATTTATTAACGATAAAACCTTGGATATTAATCCACAAACATTCATTCAAGAAGTGATTAATAAGTCGAAATTGTATTCACTAAAAGTTTCAGAGTTACAGGAGCGTCTGAATCAACAGAAAAGTGACGATCATGATCCTTGGCAAGTCTGCTGTGGACATCACTTAGTGGACATTCTTTCCTTAGCCTTATGCAAAGCGATTGGTAATCAAAAGCCGACGGAGGTAAAAGCCGATCGCTTGGAGATTTGCTTACGGTTGGCTTATGAAGAGGCTTATTTTCAAGAGACTCAACTTTACCTCAAGATTTGTGCTTGGGAAAGGGATAATAAAAATTTTACGATCGCACGAAGATTTTGTTAAGATTGGGAATACTCTGCTGCCTGCCCCCTGCTGTCATGATTCCCATCCGCGATACCCAAGTCATCTCTCGCCCATCACCGATCTGTTATGGTTTAATCGGGTTAATGTTAATAATTTTTCTAGCAGAAATTCACTTAGATTTCGCTGGAGAATTGTCCGATTGGGTGGGATATTGGGGGATGATTCCCAGAGAGATTACTGGATTGGGGCAAGAAGTGATTGTTAGCGATAATCCGGCGGTATGGGTAGTGTTTCTCTGGCGATGTTTTTCAATTTTACCAGCGATATTTATCCATGGTAGCTATGCCCAAATTTTGGGTAATTTAATCTTCTTATTCGTGTTTGGAAGACGGCTCGAAAATGAAATGGGGCGATGGAGATTTCTGGGGTTTTATTTGCTCAGTGGCTTCCTCATGGGTTTAATCCGAGTTTTCCTCGATCCGGATGTTGGGTTACCGATCATTGGTGCAAATGGGGCGATCGCCGCTCTCCTCGGCGCGTATGTAATCCGGTTTCCTAAAGCTAAAATTGAAACCCTGCTTCCCCTGATCATTGTGTTTATCCCCATTCAACTCCCAGCCGCTTTTTATCTGTTTTGGTGGTTCTTGCAGCAGTTTTCCTACGGTATTGGCTCGTTAAATCTCCAGGTTAACCCGCTCACCCCTGGCTATGTGCTGCAACAACTGCTGGCTGTAGGCTGGGGAATGGCGATCGCCTTCACTCGGCGTTTAACGTAACCAATCAATTAACTCTCCTTTCTTCAGCTTAGAATAGCCCGATAATCCCCGTTCTTTAGCAATTTTCTTCAACTGGGAAACGGTTAAACTGTTGAGATCCGTCGGCTGTATCTCCTCCTGCGGTTCCTGCATGGTGCTACTGGCTTGAGCAGACAAATAAAAAACCTCCTTAAACGCATTCAGCTTTGCCCCTTTGGTGATGCCACACTTGAGTTGAGTTACGTCCATTAAACTCGGTTTCCAGGTTGGGCGCGGCGCTTCAAAAATGCGACTGGTAGCAACTGGCAATTTTACCCCCTTTAAGGGATTAACGGCACGATGGATTAAGTAATCTAACCCCCGGTGAATGTCGTCAACCGTTGCCGTGGCTAAGTCAATTTTCGGTAAGCGCTCTTGCGAAAGTAACTCGCAGGCGGTTTGAGTCGCTTCTGAATCGTCAGCAATGATACACCAGACTTTTTCTAAGCCCGCTTCTTCAGCCACGGCATAGGCGAACATATTACCGATCACTTGGTAGCGATCTTGACCCATTTGTTTGACGATGATGGGGAGCCAGTTGCGATCGCCTGCTCGACTGACTGCCTTAGCCGTTTCCTTAATCAAAAACTCATGGATCTTTACCGGTTCTCCCGGCTCAATTTCCTCTAAATAGAGATAGATGAGAGCGCCAATTTCCTGTTTCATTAGATAAAATACTCCTGAATTAATTCCTTATAGGAGGCAAAGATGTCCTTATAGAGATAGGTGGCCGGTTTACGTTTAAATACTGCATTGGAAATATTAGCATAATTCTTGAGCGTAAACACATCCAGATTTTTATTTCCTTTGGTATATTTTGGAAAAAAATAAGGATACAAATTTAAACTCATCTTTTTTTTATAAGTATCAATGATTTTAACGATCGCACTCTGAGCCTGTCTTTGTTGGGCATCCGTCATCGCTTCCCCATTATAGAATATCGGTAAAGCCGTGGGGTTATCCGCATCCGGAGATAAAATATCTCGCCTGCGACTGCCCACCTCTGGCAAAAATTGAGAGATGGCTAAAGCCGCATTTTCTAAAGAAGCTAAATTATTATGTTTCGTCGGAATTAATACTACATCAGCCGCCATCACTGCCTCTTGGCTAAACAGTTGCCAATTGGGAGGAGAATC
This window contains:
- a CDS encoding Rho termination factor N-terminal domain-containing protein — protein: MKQEIGALIYLYLEEIEPGEPVKIHEFLIKETAKAVSRAGDRNWLPIIVKQMGQDRYQVIGNMFAYAVAEEAGLEKVWCIIADDSEATQTACELLSQERLPKIDLATATVDDIHRGLDYLIHRAVNPLKGVKLPVATSRIFEAPRPTWKPSLMDVTQLKCGITKGAKLNAFKEVFYLSAQASSTMQEPQEEIQPTDLNSLTVSQLKKIAKERGLSGYSKLKKGELIDWLR
- a CDS encoding rhomboid family intramembrane serine protease; this encodes MLIIFLAEIHLDFAGELSDWVGYWGMIPREITGLGQEVIVSDNPAVWVVFLWRCFSILPAIFIHGSYAQILGNLIFLFVFGRRLENEMGRWRFLGFYLLSGFLMGLIRVFLDPDVGLPIIGANGAIAALLGAYVIRFPKAKIETLLPLIIVFIPIQLPAAFYLFWWFLQQFSYGIGSLNLQVNPLTPGYVLQQLLAVGWGMAIAFTRRLT